DNA from Campylobacter concisus:
AATTTCTCTCTTTTTTGCTTCATTTTTGTTCTGGCATTTTTGTCGCTTGTATGCTATCATTAGCCACAAAAAAATGTCATTTAAAGAGAATGAAAGATGAATTTTTACAATAGAAATTTTCTAGCCAAAGAGCTAGATCGCTGGCAAAAAGAGGATGTGGTCGATAAGGCCACTGCTTTAAAGATAGCAAATTTATATGAAATAGATCTAAACGCTCATAGCGAAAAGACTAGCTTTATCTTAAAGTTGGTTGCTTATCTCTTTTTCGCGCTGGCTTTTTTTACCCTTGTTGGAGCTTACTGGGAGGAGATACCAAGGATGGGGCGCCTTGTCATCATCTTTGGAGTGCTTGCTCTTTTAAATTTTGGAGGAGTTTATTATCTCAAAAAAGGCAAAGACAAGCTTGGCACGGCTACGCTCTTTTTGGGAAATTTCTGCTACGGCGCAGCCATAGCGCTCATCGCTCAAATTTATAATATTAGCGACGAGCCAAGCGGAGGAGTTTTGCTCTGGAGCGTTGGAGCTATGGCGCTCTCTTTTGCTAGCAAAAAGGCCTTGCTAGTGGCTCAAAGCCTCGTTTTTGCGACGATCTGGTTTGTTTTAAAGGGCATGGGCGGCGAGTTTGCTTATGAATTTATCGTCTTTATAGCCATTGGTGCCTACACGCTTTATAAAAGCGACTCAGTATTTCTTGCGATTGTGCTTTTAGCGGATATATTTTTCTACATCGTTTCACTTTGCGCTAGGATCAGTGGGTTTAACGAATTTTATGACTATGATCTTATGTTTAGAGCGCCGATGGCTGCTACTTTATCGCTCTCATACGCGCTTTTACTTGTTGCACTCTTTAGCACGTTAGCTAGCTTTAGAGATAGGCTAGCACACCTTGTAAAAGGCTTTGGCAAGTATCTTGGCATCGTTATCTTGGTCGTTTGTCTGATAGCTTATGCAAATGGTGATATCTACGAGCTAGAAGAAGATAAATTTTGGTTTGCAAAAGCATTTTTTTATAGTAGCTTTGGCAAGATTTTTGCCGTATTTAGCATCGCTAGCATTGCGCTATTTTTCAAAGAGAAAAACAAAAGTGGCTTGTTTCTTGGCTTGATACTCTTTGCGTTGCCATTTGTCTTTAGTCTGGGTGTGGGATATGCAAATATCTTCTTCTCGCTAGCAAACATTATCGTTGCAGCCGTGCTTATAAAAAATGGCGAGCTTGCACTTGGACTATGCATGATATTCTTAGTTGCGGTGATTAGATACTTTGAACTAATAGGCGATTATTTAGGGGCTACGGCGCTATTTATCATCTTTGCCTTCGTCGTGCTCGTAGTTGCTGCTAAAAAAGGAGGCAAAAAATGAAGATAAGATCGCTAATACTAGCCATAATTTTTCAAATTTTACTAATAATTGCGATGCTCGCATACGCACTCATGCCACTTTATCTTGGAAAAGAGGTAAAAGTGAGGGTAAATCTTTATGATCCAAGGGATCTCTTTCGCGGAAACTACGTGAGCTTGAGCTATGATTTTTCAAATTTGCAGCAGTATAAATTTGATGAAAAAACTGGCAAAGAGATAGATCTATATGATAGAAATTTCTCAAAAAATGATGAAATTTACGCCATTTTAAAGCAAGATGCGAATGCCACTTATGCTTTTGATAAATTTAGCTTTACTAAGCCAAAAGATGCTCTTTTCTTAGCTGGCAAATTTGATGGATATTTATTTGTAAAATACGGCATCGAAGAGTTTTATATGCCAACTAAAAAGGCTCAGCAAACCGAGCGAGAGATGATGGATCAAGATGTGGATGCTTTTGCTGTTTTGATGGTGATGGATGATGGCAGAGCGAGGCTAAAAGATCTCATCATCACACCAAATGGCAAACAAAAAAATAGCGATGAAAATTTTGATGAAAATGGCTACACAGATGATAACGAAAGCTTTGAGGAGCTAGATAAAAACACAAGCTTGCAAGATCAAAGGTAAATTTAAAGGTTAATTAAAAAACGGGTTAATTTATCTCATTTGCATAAAATGCCCTTAAATTTTAATTTTATTTTTAAATTTAAGCGTTAAAATCTCTAAAAATTAATAAAAAAGGATAATAAAATGTGTAAAGATTGCGGTTGTTCAATGGGAAATCACGCCCACACTCACACTCATGCTGACGGCACCACTCACTCACACCCACAC
Protein-coding regions in this window:
- a CDS encoding DUF2157 domain-containing protein; translation: MNFYNRNFLAKELDRWQKEDVVDKATALKIANLYEIDLNAHSEKTSFILKLVAYLFFALAFFTLVGAYWEEIPRMGRLVIIFGVLALLNFGGVYYLKKGKDKLGTATLFLGNFCYGAAIALIAQIYNISDEPSGGVLLWSVGAMALSFASKKALLVAQSLVFATIWFVLKGMGGEFAYEFIVFIAIGAYTLYKSDSVFLAIVLLADIFFYIVSLCARISGFNEFYDYDLMFRAPMAATLSLSYALLLVALFSTLASFRDRLAHLVKGFGKYLGIVILVVCLIAYANGDIYELEEDKFWFAKAFFYSSFGKIFAVFSIASIALFFKEKNKSGLFLGLILFALPFVFSLGVGYANIFFSLANIIVAAVLIKNGELALGLCMIFLVAVIRYFELIGDYLGATALFIIFAFVVLVVAAKKGGKK
- a CDS encoding GDYXXLXY domain-containing protein — translated: MKIRSLILAIIFQILLIIAMLAYALMPLYLGKEVKVRVNLYDPRDLFRGNYVSLSYDFSNLQQYKFDEKTGKEIDLYDRNFSKNDEIYAILKQDANATYAFDKFSFTKPKDALFLAGKFDGYLFVKYGIEEFYMPTKKAQQTEREMMDQDVDAFAVLMVMDDGRARLKDLIITPNGKQKNSDENFDENGYTDDNESFEELDKNTSLQDQR